The Streptomyces europaeiscabiei genome window below encodes:
- a CDS encoding serine hydrolase domain-containing protein, with amino-acid sequence MTTPQEELLPATRRALLHRIAVAQTEGRAPSLVAAVVRGGETVWNGARTMVEGHAPDANVQYRIGSITKTFTAVLVLRLRDEGVLDLGDPLEKQLPGTGAGEATIAELLAHTGGLAAESPSPWWERTPGSLRPELADVLGERPHRHPVGRRFHYSNPGFTLLGALVEQLRGAPWEDVLRREVLEPLGLLRTTWHPEAPHAGGWAVHPWADVMLPEQVEDLGRMGPAGQLWSTAADLARFAVFLAQGDDRVLSAESVREMRTPAAPGEAADVSAGSAYGLGMQLQHRDGRFLVGHSGSVPGFLAQLIISVEDDVAAVVLTNCTSGPVVSEVAADLVRIVAEAEPRIPEPWRPLPEVDRSVLELAGPWYWGTYSFALRLLADGGLSLDPLSATLRGARFRVNDDGSWTGLNGYFAGELLRAVRRPDGTASHLDLGSFVFTRQPYDEGAPVPGGVDPEGWRGIS; translated from the coding sequence ATGACAACACCTCAGGAAGAGCTGCTTCCCGCCACGCGCCGGGCTCTGCTGCACCGTATCGCCGTCGCTCAGACCGAGGGGCGGGCACCGTCGCTGGTCGCGGCGGTGGTCCGGGGCGGGGAGACGGTGTGGAACGGGGCGCGGACCATGGTTGAGGGGCACGCGCCGGACGCGAACGTGCAGTACCGGATCGGCTCGATCACCAAGACCTTCACCGCTGTTCTGGTCCTGCGGCTTCGTGACGAGGGTGTGCTGGACCTCGGCGACCCGCTGGAGAAGCAGCTGCCGGGAACCGGCGCGGGGGAGGCGACCATCGCCGAACTTCTCGCGCACACGGGCGGACTGGCGGCCGAGTCGCCGTCGCCCTGGTGGGAGCGCACTCCGGGCTCCCTGCGCCCGGAACTGGCCGATGTGCTCGGCGAGCGGCCCCACCGCCACCCCGTCGGCCGCCGCTTCCACTATTCCAACCCCGGCTTCACTCTCCTCGGCGCGCTCGTCGAACAGTTGCGGGGCGCTCCCTGGGAGGACGTCCTGCGGCGCGAGGTGCTCGAACCGCTCGGCCTGCTCCGCACGACGTGGCACCCGGAGGCACCGCATGCCGGCGGCTGGGCCGTGCATCCCTGGGCGGACGTGATGCTGCCTGAGCAGGTCGAGGACTTGGGCCGTATGGGCCCCGCCGGTCAACTCTGGTCGACGGCGGCCGACTTGGCGCGCTTCGCGGTCTTCCTGGCCCAGGGGGACGACCGGGTGCTGAGTGCGGAGTCCGTCCGGGAGATGCGGACGCCGGCGGCGCCGGGAGAGGCCGCCGACGTGTCGGCCGGTTCGGCCTACGGGCTCGGGATGCAGCTTCAGCACCGGGACGGCCGGTTCCTCGTCGGTCACAGTGGTTCGGTTCCCGGCTTCCTCGCACAGCTCATCATCAGTGTCGAGGACGATGTGGCGGCCGTCGTGCTGACCAACTGCACCTCCGGGCCGGTGGTCTCGGAGGTGGCCGCCGACCTCGTCCGCATCGTGGCGGAGGCCGAGCCGCGGATCCCTGAGCCTTGGCGGCCGTTGCCCGAGGTGGACCGCTCGGTCCTGGAGTTGGCCGGCCCTTGGTACTGGGGGACGTACAGTTTCGCGTTGCGTCTCCTAGCCGACGGCGGGCTTTCACTGGACCCGCTCTCCGCCACCCTGCGCGGCGCTCGCTTCCGGGTCAACGACGACGGCAGTTGGACCGGGCTCAACGGCTACTTCGCCGGCGAGCTCCTGCGGGCCGTACGAAGGCCCGACGGGACCGCGAGCCACCTGGACCTCGGGTCGTTCGTGTTCACGCGCCAGCCGTACGACGAGGGGGCTCCGGTGCCGGGTGGAGTGGATCCCGAGGGGTGGCGCGGGATCTCGTAG
- the dnaB gene encoding replicative DNA helicase, with protein sequence MSISEPLDDPWADSGPSDRLPSSRRRHDEGGKSRDERHDRGRDNGEWDGGGSAFERVPPQDLDAEQSVLGGMLLSKDAIADVVEILKGPDFYKPAHETIYQAILDIYAKGEPADPITIAAELTKRGEITKVGGASYLHTLVQTVPTAANAEYYAEIVHERAVLRRLVEAGTRITQMGYAADDDVDEIVNRAQAEIFAVTEQRTTEDYLPLGDIMEGALDEIEAIGSRSGEMTGVPTGFTDLDQLTNGLHPGQMIIIAARPAMGKSTLALDFARACSIKHNMPSVIFSLEMGRNEIAMRLLSAEARVALHHMRSGTMTDEDWTRLARRMPDVSAAPLFIDDSPNLSMMEIRAKCRRLKQRNDLKLVIIDYLQLMQSGGKRSESRQQEVSDMSRNLKLLAKELELPVIALSQLNRGPEQRTDKKPMVSDLRESGSIEQDADMVILLHREDAYEKESPRAGEADIIVGKHRNGPTATITVAFQGHYSRFVDMAQT encoded by the coding sequence GTGAGCATTTCCGAGCCCTTGGACGACCCGTGGGCCGACAGCGGGCCGAGTGATCGTCTGCCCTCCTCCCGCCGACGTCACGACGAGGGCGGGAAGAGCAGGGACGAGCGGCACGACCGCGGCCGGGACAACGGGGAGTGGGACGGCGGAGGTTCGGCCTTCGAACGTGTGCCACCGCAGGACCTCGACGCCGAGCAGTCGGTCCTCGGCGGCATGTTGCTGTCGAAGGACGCCATCGCCGACGTGGTCGAGATCCTCAAGGGCCCCGACTTCTACAAGCCGGCGCACGAGACGATCTACCAGGCGATTCTCGACATCTACGCCAAGGGAGAGCCCGCCGACCCCATCACCATTGCCGCCGAGCTCACCAAGCGCGGAGAGATCACCAAGGTCGGCGGCGCCTCGTATCTGCACACCCTGGTCCAGACGGTGCCGACGGCGGCGAACGCCGAGTACTACGCGGAGATCGTCCATGAGCGCGCCGTCCTGCGCCGCCTGGTCGAGGCCGGTACCCGCATCACCCAGATGGGATACGCGGCCGACGACGATGTGGACGAGATCGTCAACAGAGCCCAGGCCGAGATCTTCGCGGTCACCGAGCAGCGCACCACCGAGGACTATCTGCCGCTCGGCGACATCATGGAGGGCGCGCTCGACGAGATCGAGGCGATCGGTTCACGGTCGGGGGAGATGACCGGTGTGCCGACGGGCTTCACCGACCTCGACCAGCTCACCAACGGTCTGCATCCGGGCCAGATGATCATCATCGCGGCCCGTCCCGCCATGGGTAAGTCCACTCTGGCGCTGGACTTCGCGCGCGCTTGTTCGATCAAGCACAACATGCCGAGCGTGATCTTCTCGCTCGAAATGGGGCGCAACGAGATCGCGATGCGTCTGCTGTCGGCCGAGGCGCGCGTGGCCCTGCACCACATGCGCTCCGGCACGATGACGGACGAGGACTGGACGCGACTGGCCCGCCGGATGCCGGACGTCTCGGCCGCACCGCTCTTCATCGACGACTCCCCGAACCTGTCGATGATGGAGATTCGCGCCAAGTGCCGACGCCTGAAGCAGCGCAACGACCTGAAGCTCGTCATCATCGACTATCTGCAGCTCATGCAGTCCGGCGGCAAGCGGTCCGAGAGTCGCCAGCAGGAAGTCTCGGACATGTCGCGAAACCTGAAGCTGCTGGCCAAGGAGCTAGAGCTGCCGGTGATCGCGCTGTCGCAGCTCAACCGTGGCCCTGAGCAGCGCACGGACAAGAAGCCCATGGTCTCCGACCTGCGAGAGTCGGGATCGATCGAGCAGGACGCGGACATGGTGATCCTGCTGCACCGCGAGGACGCGTACGAGAAGGAGTCGCCGCGCGCGGGCGAGGCCGACATCATCGTGGGCAAGCACCGTAACGGTCCGACGGCCACGATCACGGTCGCCTTCCAGGGCCACTACTCGCGGTTCGTGGACATGGCACAGACCTGA
- a CDS encoding MATE family efflux transporter translates to MVVMTQASALRRTTRRRHDREIITLAVPAFGALVAEPLFLMVDTAIVGHLGTAQLAGLGVASALLVTAVSVFVFLAYATTAAVARRVGAGDLRAAIRQGMDGIWLALLLGAAVVAVVVPTAPMLVALFGTSDTATPYATTYLRISALGIPAMLVVLAATGVLRGLQDTKTPLYVAVAGFVANGALNAGLVYGADLGIAGSAWGTVIAQVGMAVAYLWVVIRGARRHGASLRPDAIGIRASAQAGAPLLVRTLSLRAVLMIATAVAARLGDKDIAAHQIILALWSLLAFALDAIAIAGQAIIGRYLGAGDAQGAREACRRMVQWGIATGAVLGLLVILARPVFIPLFTDDPTVQATALPALIVVALAQPISGIVFVLDGVLVGAGDGPYLARAMLLTLAVFIPAALLVPTFGGGLTALWGAMTLMMATRMLTLWLRSRSGLWIVTGATR, encoded by the coding sequence TTGGTGGTCATGACACAGGCTTCCGCGCTCCGCAGGACCACCCGGCGCCGACACGATCGTGAGATCATCACGCTGGCTGTTCCGGCCTTCGGCGCGCTCGTCGCCGAGCCACTCTTCCTGATGGTCGACACCGCCATCGTCGGCCACCTAGGGACCGCGCAACTGGCCGGCCTCGGCGTCGCTTCGGCCCTCCTCGTCACCGCGGTGAGCGTCTTCGTCTTCCTCGCCTACGCCACCACGGCCGCAGTCGCCCGACGCGTCGGAGCCGGGGATCTGCGGGCAGCCATCCGCCAGGGCATGGACGGCATCTGGCTCGCCCTGCTGCTGGGCGCGGCCGTCGTCGCTGTCGTCGTGCCCACGGCACCCATGCTCGTCGCCCTCTTCGGTACCTCGGACACCGCGACTCCCTATGCCACGACCTATCTGCGCATCTCGGCACTCGGGATCCCGGCCATGCTCGTCGTACTCGCCGCCACCGGTGTACTGCGAGGCCTCCAGGACACGAAGACACCTCTGTACGTCGCCGTGGCGGGCTTCGTCGCCAACGGCGCCCTGAACGCAGGCCTTGTCTATGGCGCCGACCTGGGCATCGCGGGATCCGCCTGGGGCACGGTCATCGCCCAGGTCGGCATGGCTGTCGCATACCTCTGGGTGGTGATCCGCGGTGCCCGCAGACATGGCGCCTCATTGCGTCCGGATGCCATCGGCATACGTGCCTCGGCTCAGGCAGGGGCGCCCCTGCTGGTCCGTACGCTCTCACTGCGAGCCGTCCTCATGATCGCCACGGCGGTCGCCGCCCGGCTCGGGGACAAGGACATCGCCGCGCACCAGATCATTCTCGCGCTCTGGAGCCTGCTCGCCTTCGCTTTGGACGCAATCGCCATCGCCGGACAGGCCATCATCGGCCGCTACCTCGGCGCGGGCGACGCCCAGGGAGCCCGCGAGGCCTGCCGCCGGATGGTGCAGTGGGGGATCGCCACGGGTGCCGTCCTCGGACTGCTGGTGATCCTCGCCCGCCCCGTGTTCATCCCGCTCTTCACAGACGACCCGACGGTGCAGGCAACCGCGCTCCCCGCTCTCATCGTCGTGGCGCTCGCCCAGCCGATCTCTGGGATCGTCTTCGTTCTCGACGGCGTACTCGTGGGCGCTGGAGACGGCCCCTACCTCGCCCGAGCCATGTTGCTGACCCTGGCGGTCTTCATCCCGGCCGCTCTGCTCGTCCCCACCTTCGGCGGTGGTCTCACCGCCCTCTGGGGCGCCATGACACTCATGATGGCAACACGCATGCTGACTCTCTGGCTGCGATCCCGTTCCGGCCTATGGATCGTCACCGGAGCGACGCGCTGA
- the rplI gene encoding 50S ribosomal protein L9 → MKIILTHEVSGLGAAGDVVDVKDGYARNYLIPRKFAIRWTKGGEKDVEQIRRARKIHEIQTIEQANQIKGQLEAVRVRLAVRSGDAGRLFGSVTPADIASAIKASGGPEVDKRRIELTSAIKTLGAHETSVRLHPEVAAKVNIEVIAA, encoded by the coding sequence ATGAAGATCATCCTTACTCACGAGGTCTCCGGCCTCGGCGCTGCAGGAGACGTCGTCGACGTCAAGGACGGCTACGCTCGCAACTACCTGATCCCGCGGAAGTTCGCTATCCGCTGGACCAAGGGTGGCGAGAAGGACGTCGAGCAGATCCGTCGTGCTCGCAAGATCCACGAGATCCAGACCATCGAGCAGGCCAACCAGATCAAGGGCCAGCTCGAGGCTGTCAGGGTCCGTCTGGCTGTCCGCTCCGGCGACGCCGGTCGTCTCTTCGGTTCCGTCACTCCGGCCGACATCGCTTCCGCGATCAAGGCTTCCGGTGGCCCCGAGGTCGACAAGCGCCGCATCGAGCTGACTTCTGCGATCAAGACGCTGGGCGCCCACGAGACGTCCGTGCGTCTTCACCCCGAGGTTGCCGCCAAGGTCAACATCGAGGTCATCGCGGCCTAA
- the rpsR gene encoding 30S ribosomal protein S18 translates to MAKPPVRKPKKKVCAFCKDKVTYVDYKDTNMLRKFISDRGKIRARRVTGNCTQHQRDVATAVKNSREMALLPYTSTAR, encoded by the coding sequence ATGGCGAAGCCGCCTGTGCGCAAGCCTAAGAAGAAGGTCTGCGCTTTTTGCAAGGACAAGGTCACGTACGTGGACTACAAGGACACGAACATGCTGCGGAAGTTCATTTCCGACCGCGGCAAGATCCGTGCCCGTCGCGTGACCGGCAACTGCACGCAGCACCAGCGTGACGTCGCCACGGCCGTCAAGAACAGCCGTGAGATGGCGCTGCTGCCCTACACGTCCACCGCGCGCTAA
- a CDS encoding single-stranded DNA-binding protein has protein sequence MAGETVITVVGNLVDDPELRFTPSGAAVAKFRVASTPRTFDRQTNEWKDGESLFLTCSVWRQAAENVAESLQRGMRVIVQGRLKQRSYEDREGVKRTVYELDVEEVGASLRSATAKVTKTAGGGRGGQGGYGGGGGGNGGGQGGGGWGGSSGGGQQGGGAPADDPWASGAPAGGNQAGNQGGSGGGWGGSSGGGGGYSDEPPF, from the coding sequence ATGGCAGGCGAGACCGTCATCACGGTCGTCGGCAATCTTGTCGACGACCCCGAGCTGCGCTTCACCCCTTCCGGTGCGGCGGTCGCGAAGTTCCGTGTCGCGTCCACTCCCCGCACCTTCGACCGTCAGACCAACGAGTGGAAGGACGGCGAGAGCCTGTTCCTGACCTGCTCGGTCTGGCGTCAGGCGGCGGAGAACGTCGCCGAGTCGCTCCAGCGAGGCATGCGCGTCATCGTGCAGGGCCGGCTGAAGCAGCGGTCCTACGAGGACCGTGAGGGCGTCAAGCGCACGGTCTACGAGCTGGACGTCGAGGAAGTCGGCGCCAGCCTGCGCAGTGCCACGGCCAAGGTCACCAAGACCGCCGGCGGTGGCCGCGGTGGCCAGGGTGGTTACGGCGGCGGTGGCGGCGGTAACGGTGGCGGCCAGGGTGGCGGCGGCTGGGGCGGAAGCTCCGGCGGCGGCCAGCAGGGCGGCGGCGCTCCCGCCGACGACCCGTGGGCCAGCGGCGCTCCTGCCGGTGGCAACCAGGCCGGCAACCAGGGCGGCAGCGGCGGCGGCTGGGGCGGAAGCTCCGGCGGCGGTGGCGGCTACTCGGACGAGCCCCCCTTCTAA
- the rpsF gene encoding 30S ribosomal protein S6 yields MRHYEVMVILDPDLEERAVAPLIENFLSVVREGNGKVEKVDTWGRRRLSYEIKKKPEGIYSVIDLQAEPAVVKELDRQMNLNESVLRTKVLRPETH; encoded by the coding sequence ATGCGTCACTACGAGGTGATGGTCATCCTCGACCCCGATCTGGAGGAGCGCGCTGTCGCCCCTCTGATCGAGAACTTCCTCTCCGTCGTCCGTGAGGGCAACGGAAAGGTCGAGAAGGTCGACACCTGGGGCCGTCGTCGTCTCTCGTACGAGATCAAGAAGAAGCCTGAGGGCATCTACTCGGTCATCGATCTGCAGGCCGAGCCTGCGGTCGTCAAGGAGCTCGACCGCCAGATGAACCTGAACGAGTCGGTCCTCCGGACCAAGGTCCTCCGCCCCGAGACCCACTGA
- the femX gene encoding peptidoglycan bridge formation glycyltransferase FemX — protein MSLTLRTISREQHLAYIQSLPSASHMQVPAWADVKAEWRSESLGWFDDKTGEMVGAGLVLYRQLPKIKRYLAYLPEGPVINWFAPNLTDWLEPMLAHLKQQGAFSVKMGPPVIIRRWEATSIKAGIQNPDVKRLRDIEADFIEPRAFEVADKLRRMGWQQGEDGGAGFGDVQPRYVYQVPLANRSLEEVHRNFNQLWRRNIKKAEKAGVEVVQGGYQDLEEWQRLYEITALRDRFRPRPLSYFQRMWTALNTEDPNRMRLYFARHNGVNLSAATMLVVGGHVWYSYGASDNIGREVRPSNAMQWRMLRDAYALGATVYDLRGISDSLDETDHLFGLIQFKVGTGGQAAEYLGEWDFPLNKLLHKALDIYMSRR, from the coding sequence ATGAGCCTGACCCTGAGGACGATCAGCCGTGAGCAGCATCTGGCTTACATCCAGAGCCTGCCCTCGGCTAGCCACATGCAGGTCCCGGCCTGGGCCGACGTCAAGGCCGAGTGGCGCTCCGAGAGCCTCGGGTGGTTCGACGACAAGACCGGTGAGATGGTCGGCGCCGGCCTGGTGCTGTACCGCCAACTGCCCAAGATCAAGCGCTATCTCGCCTATCTGCCCGAGGGCCCGGTCATCAACTGGTTCGCCCCGAACCTCACCGACTGGCTGGAGCCGATGCTCGCGCATCTGAAGCAGCAGGGCGCCTTCTCGGTGAAGATGGGCCCACCGGTGATCATCAGGCGTTGGGAAGCCACCTCCATCAAGGCGGGCATCCAGAACCCGGACGTGAAGCGTCTGCGTGACATCGAGGCCGACTTCATCGAGCCACGCGCCTTCGAGGTCGCCGACAAACTGCGCCGCATGGGCTGGCAGCAGGGCGAGGACGGCGGGGCCGGCTTCGGTGACGTACAGCCCCGCTACGTCTACCAGGTGCCGCTGGCCAACCGCTCCCTGGAAGAGGTTCACAGAAACTTCAACCAGCTGTGGCGCCGCAACATCAAGAAGGCCGAGAAGGCGGGCGTCGAGGTCGTCCAGGGCGGTTACCAAGACCTGGAGGAGTGGCAGCGGCTGTACGAGATCACGGCCCTGCGCGACCGCTTCCGGCCCCGCCCGCTGTCGTACTTCCAACGTATGTGGACGGCCCTCAACACCGAGGACCCCAACCGCATGCGGCTCTACTTCGCCCGGCACAACGGCGTGAACCTGTCCGCCGCGACCATGCTGGTCGTCGGCGGGCACGTCTGGTACTCCTACGGTGCCTCGGACAACATCGGCCGTGAGGTCCGGCCCTCGAACGCGATGCAGTGGCGCATGCTGCGCGACGCCTACGCTCTTGGCGCGACCGTCTACGACCTGCGCGGTATCTCCGACTCGCTGGACGAGACGGATCACCTCTTCGGTCTGATCCAGTTCAAGGTGGGCACGGGCGGACAGGCCGCCGAATACCTCGGTGAGTGGGACTTCCCGCTGAACAAGCTGCTCCACAAGGCACTCGACATCTACATGTCGCGCCGCTGA
- a CDS encoding alanine racemase, with protein MALTLYVDTARWRAHHKHVQEQFPGLVPVCKGNGYGFGHEKLAEEATRLGSDILAVGTTYEAARIKDWFSGDLLVLTPYRRAEEPVPLPDRVIRSVSSVDGVYGLVGARVVIEVMSSMKRHGVSEQELPQLHAAIENVRLEGFAIHLPLDRTDGSDAVEEVIGWMDRLRAARLPLHTMFVSHLKSEDLIRLQQQFPQTRFRARIGTRLWLGDHEATEYRGAVLDVTRVAKGDRFGYRQQKAASDGFLVVVAGGTSHGVGLEAPKALHGVMPRAKGVARAGLATVNRNLSPFVWGGKQRWFAEPPHMQVSILFVPSDAPEPKVGEELVAHLRHTTTQFDRIVDR; from the coding sequence ATGGCGCTCACGCTGTACGTCGACACCGCGCGCTGGCGGGCACACCACAAGCATGTTCAGGAGCAGTTCCCGGGACTCGTCCCCGTCTGCAAGGGCAACGGCTACGGCTTCGGGCACGAGAAGCTGGCGGAAGAGGCCACGCGCCTCGGGTCGGACATCCTCGCCGTCGGCACCACGTACGAGGCCGCCCGGATCAAGGACTGGTTCAGCGGCGACCTGCTGGTGCTGACGCCCTACCGGCGCGCTGAGGAGCCCGTACCCCTGCCCGACCGTGTCATCCGTTCCGTGTCGTCGGTCGACGGCGTGTACGGGCTCGTGGGTGCCCGTGTCGTCATCGAGGTCATGTCCTCGATGAAGCGGCACGGAGTGAGCGAGCAGGAACTGCCCCAGCTCCACGCAGCCATAGAGAACGTGCGCCTGGAGGGCTTCGCCATCCACCTGCCGCTGGACCGCACCGACGGCTCGGACGCCGTCGAGGAGGTCATCGGCTGGATGGACCGCCTGCGCGCGGCCCGGCTGCCTCTGCACACCATGTTCGTGAGCCACCTCAAGTCCGAGGACCTCATCCGCCTCCAGCAGCAGTTCCCGCAGACCCGTTTCCGGGCCCGCATCGGCACGCGGCTGTGGCTGGGTGACCACGAGGCGACCGAGTACCGCGGGGCCGTGCTGGACGTGACCCGCGTCGCCAAGGGCGACCGCTTCGGTTACCGGCAGCAGAAGGCGGCCTCCGACGGCTTCCTGGTCGTCGTGGCGGGCGGTACGTCGCACGGGGTGGGTCTGGAGGCGCCGAAGGCGCTGCACGGCGTCATGCCGCGCGCCAAGGGCGTCGCACGGGCAGGCCTCGCCACGGTCAACCGGAACCTTTCTCCATTCGTCTGGGGCGGCAAACAGCGCTGGTTCGCCGAGCCGCCGCACATGCAGGTGTCGATCCTCTTCGTGCCGTCGGACGCCCCGGAGCCGAAGGTCGGCGAGGAACTGGTGGCCCATCTGCGGCACACCACCACGCAGTTCGACCGGATCGTCGACCGCTGA
- a CDS encoding glycosyltransferase family 87 protein, with the protein MPSAETTRVSVDEPEPVRPTREDEVASTGSELIGGPIGRRALLGTSWWTPVRVVALVAIGVFALGMVQKLPCYDGAWFFGASSQYTHACYSDIPHLYQGRGFADGLVPYFDKIPGDMEYLEYPVLTGVFMEVAAWLTPGSGTIQEQEQWYWMVNAGMLMACAAVIAVCCARIHRRRPWDGLLVALAPAFALTATINWDLLAVALLAAAMLMWSRGRPLAFGVLIGLATAAKFYPFLVLGPLFVLCWRAGKWRAFVTALLGTVGAWLAVNIPVMLLAPDGWAKFYRFSQERGVDFGSFFLVVAQRMNIQITAETANAYAMVSMVLVCAGIAALTLTAPRRPRFAQLAFLIVAAFILTNKVYSPQYVLWLVPLAALARPRWRDFLIWQACEVAYFLGIWMYLAYTTSGDAHKGLPAEGYQLAIMAHLLGTLYLCVLVVRDIFMPERDTVRRAGDDDPSGGVLDGAEDVHVYGAAAHPPRHAMHFEGAQVEWGSRDPGNSSP; encoded by the coding sequence ATGCCCAGTGCAGAGACGACGCGAGTGAGCGTGGACGAGCCGGAGCCCGTGCGGCCGACCAGGGAGGACGAGGTCGCTTCGACCGGCAGTGAGCTGATCGGCGGCCCGATCGGGCGACGGGCGCTGCTCGGCACGTCCTGGTGGACGCCGGTACGGGTTGTGGCGCTTGTGGCGATCGGCGTGTTCGCGCTCGGCATGGTGCAGAAGCTGCCCTGCTATGACGGCGCCTGGTTCTTCGGGGCCAGCTCCCAGTACACGCACGCCTGCTACTCGGACATCCCCCACCTCTACCAGGGGCGTGGCTTCGCCGACGGGCTCGTGCCGTACTTCGACAAGATCCCCGGCGACATGGAGTACCTCGAGTACCCGGTGCTGACCGGTGTGTTCATGGAGGTCGCCGCCTGGCTCACCCCGGGCAGCGGTACCATCCAGGAACAAGAGCAGTGGTACTGGATGGTCAACGCAGGGATGCTGATGGCGTGCGCGGCGGTCATCGCTGTCTGCTGCGCGCGCATTCACCGCCGACGCCCCTGGGACGGCCTTCTGGTGGCTCTGGCGCCCGCTTTCGCGCTGACCGCCACCATCAACTGGGACCTGCTCGCCGTGGCTCTGCTGGCCGCAGCGATGCTGATGTGGTCGCGCGGGAGGCCCCTCGCCTTCGGTGTGCTGATCGGACTCGCCACTGCCGCCAAGTTCTATCCGTTCCTGGTGCTCGGACCGCTCTTCGTGCTGTGCTGGCGGGCGGGCAAGTGGCGCGCGTTCGTGACCGCTCTGCTAGGCACCGTCGGGGCCTGGCTCGCGGTGAACATCCCGGTGATGCTCCTTGCCCCCGACGGATGGGCGAAGTTCTACCGCTTCAGCCAGGAACGTGGCGTTGACTTCGGCTCCTTCTTCCTCGTCGTCGCGCAGCGGATGAACATCCAGATCACGGCCGAGACCGCGAACGCGTATGCGATGGTCTCGATGGTGCTCGTCTGCGCGGGCATCGCCGCGCTCACACTGACCGCACCGCGCCGCCCGCGCTTCGCGCAACTTGCCTTCCTGATCGTCGCGGCCTTCATCCTCACCAACAAGGTCTACTCGCCGCAGTACGTGCTCTGGCTGGTGCCGCTCGCCGCGCTGGCCCGGCCCCGCTGGCGGGACTTCCTCATCTGGCAGGCGTGCGAAGTGGCGTACTTCCTGGGGATCTGGATGTACCTCGCGTACACGACCAGCGGGGACGCCCACAAGGGTCTGCCTGCCGAGGGCTACCAACTCGCCATCATGGCGCACCTGTTGGGGACGCTGTACCTGTGCGTCCTCGTCGTGCGGGACATCTTCATGCCCGAGCGCGACACGGTGCGCCGGGCGGGCGACGACGATCCCTCCGGTGGAGTGCTCGACGGCGCGGAGGACGTTCATGTGTACGGCGCGGCGGCCCATCCCCCGCGGCACGCGATGCACTTCGAAGGGGCACAGGTGGAGTGGGGAAGCCGTGATCCGGGAAACAGTTCGCCCTGA